From one Cereibacter sphaeroides 2.4.1 genomic stretch:
- a CDS encoding pyridoxal phosphate-dependent aminotransferase, which produces MSIEAKFKKLGTDNAPGQEVRQSAAGLEALIRGAPIEGRPVDFSHGDVDAHEPTPGAFDLFSAGVQSGGVQAYTEYRGDLGIRDLLAPRLAAFTGAPVDARDGLIITPGTQGALFLAVAATVARGDKVAIVQPDYFANRKLVEFFEGEMVPVQLDYVSADETRAGLDLTGLEEAFKAGARVFLFSNPNNPAGVVYSAEEIGQIAALAARYGATVIADQLYSRLRYAGASYTHLRAEAAVDAENVVTIMGPSKTESLSGYRLGVAFGSRAIIARMEKLQAIVSLRAAGYSQAVLRGWFDEAPGWMEDRIARHQAIRDELLHVLRGCEGVFARTPQAGSYLFPRLPKLAVAPAEFVKILRLQAGVVVTPGTEFSPHTADSVRLNFSQDHEAAVAAARRIVTLVERYRA; this is translated from the coding sequence ATGTCGATCGAGGCGAAATTCAAGAAACTCGGCACCGACAACGCCCCCGGGCAGGAGGTGCGCCAGTCGGCGGCAGGTCTCGAGGCGCTGATACGCGGGGCCCCGATCGAGGGCCGGCCGGTCGATTTCTCGCATGGCGACGTGGATGCGCACGAGCCGACGCCGGGCGCCTTCGACCTCTTCTCGGCGGGCGTGCAGTCGGGGGGCGTGCAGGCCTATACGGAATATCGCGGCGATCTGGGCATCCGCGACCTGTTGGCCCCGCGGCTCGCGGCCTTCACGGGCGCGCCCGTCGATGCCCGCGACGGGCTCATCATCACGCCCGGCACACAGGGGGCGCTCTTCCTCGCGGTGGCGGCCACGGTCGCGCGCGGCGACAAGGTGGCCATCGTCCAGCCCGACTATTTCGCCAACCGCAAGCTCGTCGAATTCTTCGAAGGCGAGATGGTGCCGGTGCAGCTCGATTACGTCTCGGCCGACGAGACGCGGGCGGGCCTCGATCTGACGGGGCTCGAGGAAGCCTTCAAGGCCGGCGCCCGGGTCTTCCTCTTCTCGAACCCGAACAACCCCGCGGGTGTGGTCTATTCGGCCGAGGAGATCGGCCAGATCGCGGCGCTGGCCGCGCGCTACGGCGCGACCGTGATTGCCGACCAGCTCTATTCCCGGCTGCGCTATGCGGGGGCGAGCTACACCCACCTGCGCGCCGAAGCTGCGGTGGATGCCGAAAATGTCGTCACCATCATGGGCCCGTCGAAGACAGAATCGCTCTCGGGCTACCGGCTGGGCGTGGCCTTCGGCTCCCGCGCCATCATCGCGCGGATGGAGAAGCTGCAGGCCATCGTGAGCCTGCGCGCCGCGGGCTACAGCCAGGCGGTGCTGCGCGGCTGGTTCGACGAGGCGCCGGGCTGGATGGAGGACCGCATCGCCCGGCATCAGGCGATCCGCGACGAGCTTCTGCACGTGCTGCGCGGCTGCGAGGGCGTCTTCGCCCGCACGCCTCAGGCCGGCAGCTACCTCTTCCCGCGGCTGCCGAAGCTCGCCGTGGCGCCGGCCGAGTTCGTCAAGATCCTGCGGCTGCAGGCAGGCGTGGTGGTGACGCCGGGCACCGAGTTCAGCCCGCACACGGCCGACAGCGTGCGGCTGAACTTCAGCCAGGATCACGAGGCCGCCGTCGCCGCCGCCCGGCGGATCGTGACGCTGGTCGAGCGGTATCGCGCATGA
- a CDS encoding RidA family protein encodes MTAALSQPIPQGDYIPARRAGALIFTSGMTPRREGVLQFTGPVRRDQPLEEQREAVRLACENALAAARGLLAEGESLSLILSLTVYVAAEPGFEAHSKLADFASARLREELGPAGIGARAAVGVATLPGNAPVEIQLIASV; translated from the coding sequence ATGACGGCCGCCCTGTCCCAGCCGATCCCGCAGGGCGACTACATTCCGGCCCGCCGGGCAGGGGCGCTGATCTTCACCTCGGGCATGACGCCCCGCCGCGAGGGGGTGCTCCAGTTCACCGGCCCCGTGCGCCGCGACCAGCCGCTCGAAGAGCAGCGCGAGGCCGTCCGGCTTGCCTGCGAGAATGCGCTGGCGGCCGCGCGCGGCCTTCTGGCCGAGGGCGAGAGCCTTTCGCTGATCCTCTCGCTCACCGTCTATGTCGCGGCCGAGCCCGGCTTCGAGGCGCATTCGAAGCTCGCCGATTTCGCCTCGGCGCGGCTGCGCGAGGAGCTGGGGCCCGCGGGCATCGGCGCCCGCGCCGCGGTCGGCGTGGCGACCCTCCCCGGCAATGCCCCCGTCGAGATCCAGCTCATCGCCTCCGTCTGA
- a CDS encoding pyridoxal phosphate-dependent aminotransferase gives MTSSRLSSRLQAVQPSPTIAMTRLAAQLRREGKDIIGLSQGEPDFDTPVHIRQAAAAAIEAGQTRYTDVDGTPELKAAIVEKFRRENGLSYETNQISVGTGGKQVLYNALLATLDEGDEVIVPAPYWVSYPDMVRLAGGVPVTVSCPEEDDFLLTAPALRAAITPRTKWVILNSPSNPTGMGYSAAHLRALADVLLEFPHVLVMTDDMYEHLRYDGWEFATIAQVEPKLMDRVLTCNGVSKAFSMTGWRIGYAGGPADIIKAMATLQSQSTSNPSSVSQAAALAALTGPMEFLAERNEIFRQRRDLCLSALNQIEGLSCVRPNGAFYLFPSCAGMIGRTRPDGRKIETDTDFVMYLVEEAGVAAVPGSAFGLAPYFRISFATDTERLRTACERIRAASARLT, from the coding sequence ATGACCAGCTCCCGCCTCTCCTCCCGCCTTCAGGCCGTGCAGCCCTCGCCCACCATCGCCATGACGCGCCTTGCAGCCCAGCTCCGCCGCGAGGGCAAGGACATCATCGGCCTGTCGCAGGGCGAGCCCGATTTCGACACGCCCGTCCATATCCGGCAGGCCGCGGCCGCCGCCATCGAGGCAGGCCAGACCCGCTACACCGACGTGGACGGCACGCCCGAGCTGAAGGCCGCCATCGTCGAGAAATTCCGCCGCGAGAACGGGCTCTCCTACGAGACGAACCAGATCAGCGTCGGCACCGGCGGCAAGCAGGTGCTCTACAACGCGCTGCTGGCCACGCTCGACGAGGGCGACGAGGTGATCGTGCCCGCGCCCTACTGGGTCTCCTACCCCGACATGGTGCGGCTCGCGGGCGGGGTGCCGGTCACCGTTTCCTGCCCCGAGGAGGACGATTTCCTGCTGACCGCGCCCGCGCTGCGGGCCGCGATCACGCCGCGCACCAAATGGGTGATCCTGAACTCACCCTCGAACCCGACCGGCATGGGCTATTCGGCCGCCCATCTGCGCGCGCTGGCCGACGTGCTGCTCGAGTTCCCGCATGTGCTGGTGATGACCGACGACATGTACGAGCATCTGCGCTACGACGGCTGGGAATTCGCCACCATCGCGCAGGTCGAGCCGAAGCTCATGGACCGGGTGCTGACCTGCAACGGCGTGTCGAAGGCCTTCTCGATGACCGGCTGGCGCATCGGCTATGCCGGGGGTCCGGCCGACATCATCAAGGCGATGGCCACGCTCCAGTCGCAATCGACCTCGAACCCCTCCTCGGTGAGCCAGGCCGCGGCGCTCGCGGCCCTGACGGGGCCGATGGAGTTCCTGGCCGAGCGCAACGAGATCTTCCGCCAGCGGCGCGACCTGTGCCTCTCGGCGCTGAACCAGATCGAGGGGCTGAGCTGCGTGCGCCCGAACGGCGCCTTCTACCTCTTCCCCTCCTGCGCGGGCATGATCGGCCGCACCCGTCCCGACGGGCGCAAGATCGAGACCGACACGGATTTCGTGATGTATCTCGTCGAGGAGGCGGGCGTGGCCGCGGTGCCGGGCAGCGCCTTCGGCCTCGCGCCCTACTTCCGCATCTCCTTTGCCACCGACACCGAGCGGCTGCGCACCGCCTGCGAGCGGATCCGCGCGGCCTCGGCCCGGCTGACCTGA